In Halanaeroarchaeum sp. HSR-CO, one DNA window encodes the following:
- a CDS encoding adenosylcobalamin-dependent ribonucleoside-diphosphate reductase translates to MSADGTDAGDLTLPIKRVTGDALEERLTANAYHNILPARYLRKDADGNLVEEQEGLFRRVARNIALAEAFYEADRKDETITVTPDQIKPDHPRRDELAAAVFGDGVTTDDDVETALTEENVNKFAYETVVPELPDDVREHVESVAAEYEELMSTLSFMPNSPTLMNAGDELQQLSACFVNSPADDLADIHETAKEAALTFQSGGGMGYAFWKLRPYGDAVGSTGGIASGPITFMRTFDQMTETIAQGGTRRGAQMAVMRVSHPDVIEFIHSKNKDVSLAHALKLNDPDDPTYTDFSEALEEARELIDEDGRVPKHLRNAVEGHLSNFNISVGITDDFMDALYADEEYTLTNPRTEEPHIATAETKEMYGRYGLGDYVEVGEELSIPASVLWERIVGGAHENGEPGVIYLERANKEHSFDVKEHPDHRMLATNPCGEQPLEEYEACNLGHINLSTVAAEDGADWRVWSAAHADEYDSQAEAVDAFLQESIDWAEFDRRIQWGTRFLEDVVTMSDFPVEEITEKVREMRKIGLGIMGLAQLFVQLGMQYGSAEANEVARQLMTYINHESKWVSHELAEERGSFEEWGDSKYADPERYDEWFEHHTGQDATAWSDGFPIRNHNTTTIAPTGTTSMVGNTTGGCEPIFNVAYYKNVSDDVQGDEMLVEFDDYFLRTLEANDVDVETVKEEAKTQMAANEFDGVVGLSTVPDAISELFVTTGDLSGKEHASIQTALQEGVDSSISKTVNFPNEASVEDMDEVLRYIYDHGGKGVTVYRDGTRSKQVLTTRAKNADFADMDEDEAAEAIVERIETVFGGLGEFLDREDVHELIGEDMAAIVPENGYAEKRARPDALQGVSQRVDTGYGKIYVTINEDPKTGRPFELFANIGHSGGFTNSFTEALAKVVSTALRSGVDPEEIVDELKGTRSPKVAWDKGEQINSIPDAIGTAMQRYLRDEVDKPYPRQETLDDIAEEEREAAQAAPDATTHETDGGPTAAAGTSEQPATAGADQGTAASDDSTQSLIDAGESPECPECGSMDLYYSEGCKTCQSCGWSECS, encoded by the coding sequence ATGAGTGCCGACGGAACGGACGCGGGGGATCTGACGCTGCCGATCAAGCGTGTCACGGGGGACGCGCTCGAGGAACGTCTCACTGCCAACGCCTACCACAACATCCTGCCCGCACGATATCTTCGCAAGGACGCGGACGGCAATCTCGTCGAGGAACAGGAGGGGCTGTTCCGTCGCGTCGCCAGGAACATCGCGCTCGCGGAGGCCTTCTACGAGGCCGACCGGAAGGACGAGACAATCACGGTGACGCCGGACCAGATCAAACCGGACCATCCACGACGTGACGAACTGGCCGCAGCGGTCTTCGGCGACGGCGTCACCACCGACGATGACGTCGAGACGGCGCTCACCGAGGAGAATGTCAACAAGTTCGCCTACGAGACAGTCGTCCCCGAACTCCCGGACGACGTCCGCGAGCACGTCGAATCGGTCGCCGCCGAGTACGAGGAGCTCATGTCCACGCTCTCATTTATGCCGAACTCGCCGACGCTGATGAACGCCGGCGACGAGCTCCAGCAGCTCTCGGCCTGTTTCGTCAACTCGCCGGCGGACGACCTCGCCGACATCCACGAGACCGCCAAGGAGGCAGCGTTGACCTTCCAGAGCGGCGGCGGTATGGGGTACGCCTTCTGGAAGCTCCGGCCGTACGGCGACGCCGTCGGCTCGACCGGTGGCATCGCCTCCGGGCCCATCACGTTCATGCGGACCTTCGACCAGATGACCGAGACCATCGCCCAGGGCGGGACCCGCCGTGGGGCCCAGATGGCGGTCATGCGCGTCTCACATCCCGACGTCATCGAGTTCATCCACTCGAAGAACAAGGACGTCTCGCTCGCCCACGCGCTCAAACTCAACGACCCCGACGACCCCACGTACACCGACTTCTCGGAGGCGCTCGAGGAGGCCCGCGAACTCATCGACGAGGACGGTCGCGTCCCCAAACACCTTCGGAACGCCGTCGAGGGCCATCTCTCCAACTTCAACATCTCCGTCGGTATCACCGACGACTTCATGGACGCCCTCTACGCGGACGAGGAGTACACGCTGACGAACCCACGAACCGAGGAGCCCCACATCGCGACCGCCGAGACCAAGGAGATGTACGGCCGCTATGGCCTCGGCGACTACGTCGAGGTCGGCGAGGAGCTCTCTATCCCCGCGTCGGTTCTCTGGGAGCGCATCGTCGGCGGGGCCCACGAGAACGGCGAACCCGGCGTCATCTACCTGGAGCGCGCGAACAAGGAGCACTCCTTCGACGTCAAGGAGCACCCCGACCACCGGATGCTCGCCACGAACCCGTGTGGCGAACAGCCACTCGAGGAGTACGAAGCCTGCAACCTCGGGCACATCAACCTCTCGACGGTCGCCGCCGAGGACGGGGCCGACTGGCGGGTCTGGTCGGCCGCACACGCCGACGAGTACGACAGCCAGGCCGAGGCGGTCGACGCCTTCCTCCAGGAGAGCATCGACTGGGCGGAGTTCGACCGTCGCATCCAGTGGGGGACCCGGTTCCTCGAGGACGTCGTCACGATGTCGGACTTCCCGGTCGAGGAGATCACCGAGAAGGTACGCGAGATGCGCAAGATCGGACTGGGTATCATGGGACTCGCGCAGCTATTCGTCCAGTTGGGGATGCAGTACGGGTCGGCGGAGGCCAACGAGGTCGCCCGACAGCTCATGACCTACATCAACCACGAGTCGAAGTGGGTCTCCCACGAACTCGCCGAAGAGCGCGGCAGTTTCGAGGAGTGGGGCGACTCGAAATACGCCGATCCCGAACGGTACGATGAGTGGTTCGAACACCACACCGGTCAGGACGCGACGGCGTGGAGCGACGGGTTCCCGATTCGCAACCACAACACCACGACCATCGCCCCGACCGGAACGACCTCGATGGTCGGTAACACGACCGGCGGCTGTGAGCCCATCTTCAACGTCGCCTACTACAAGAACGTCTCCGACGACGTCCAGGGCGACGAGATGCTCGTCGAGTTCGACGACTACTTCCTGCGTACCCTGGAGGCCAACGACGTGGACGTCGAGACCGTCAAGGAGGAGGCCAAGACGCAGATGGCCGCAAACGAGTTCGACGGCGTCGTGGGACTCTCGACCGTGCCGGACGCCATCTCTGAACTCTTCGTCACCACCGGTGACCTCTCCGGGAAAGAACACGCGTCCATCCAGACGGCTCTCCAGGAAGGCGTCGACTCCTCCATCTCGAAGACGGTCAACTTCCCCAACGAGGCGAGCGTCGAGGACATGGACGAGGTCCTCAGGTACATCTACGACCACGGCGGCAAGGGCGTGACAGTCTACCGGGACGGCACTCGCTCCAAACAGGTGTTGACCACTCGCGCGAAGAACGCTGACTTCGCCGACATGGACGAGGACGAAGCGGCCGAGGCTATCGTCGAACGCATCGAGACGGTATTCGGTGGCCTGGGCGAGTTCCTCGACCGCGAGGACGTCCACGAGCTGATCGGCGAAGACATGGCCGCGATCGTCCCGGAGAACGGGTACGCCGAGAAGCGTGCCAGACCGGACGCCCTTCAGGGCGTGAGCCAGCGCGTCGACACCGGCTATGGCAAGATCTACGTGACCATCAACGAGGACCCGAAGACGGGCCGACCCTTCGAGCTCTTCGCCAACATCGGTCACTCAGGTGGCTTCACCAACTCCTTCACCGAGGCCCTCGCGAAGGTCGTCTCGACCGCGCTGCGCTCGGGCGTCGACCCCGAGGAGATCGTCGACGAGTTGAAGGGCACCCGCAGCCCGAAGGTCGCCTGGGACAAGGGCGAACAGATCAACTCCATCCCGGACGCCATCGGCACGGCGATGCAACGGTACCTCAGAGACGAGGTCGACAAACCGTATCCGCGCCAGGAGACCCTCGACGACATCGCCGAGGAGGAACGCGAGGCGGCCCAGGCGGCTCCGGATGCCACCACCCACGAGACGGACGGCGGGCCGACGGCGGCCGCCGGAACTAGCGAGCAGCCAGCAACGGCGGGTGCCGATCAGGGAACTGCCGCCTCGGACGACTCCACACAGTCGCTCATCGACGCCGGCGAGAGCCCCGAATGCCCGGAGTGTGGATCGATGGACCTCTACTACTCCGAGGGATGCAAGACCTGCCAGTCCTGTGGCTGGAGCGAGTGCAGCTAG
- the trpG gene encoding anthranilate synthase component II — MNVLFVDNFDSFTYNLVEYVSDQRLADGTSPETTVVQNTATLDDVRAADPDAIVISPGPGHPENDRDVGVSTGVLRELSPEIPTLGVCLGMEAAVYEYGGSVGQAPEPVHGKSSPIHHDGVGLFDGIADGFQGGRYHSLVALDVPPAFAVTATTDHAGQTIPMAIRHREHPIVAVQFHPESVLTAAGHDVIENFLATVEA, encoded by the coding sequence ATGAACGTCCTCTTCGTCGATAACTTCGATTCGTTCACCTACAACCTGGTCGAGTACGTCTCCGATCAGCGCCTCGCCGATGGGACCTCGCCGGAGACGACCGTCGTCCAGAATACCGCGACGCTCGACGACGTCCGGGCGGCCGACCCGGACGCCATCGTCATCAGTCCGGGACCGGGCCATCCCGAGAACGACCGTGACGTCGGCGTCTCTACGGGGGTCCTGCGCGAACTCTCGCCCGAGATTCCGACGCTCGGTGTCTGTCTGGGGATGGAGGCCGCCGTCTACGAGTATGGCGGGAGCGTTGGACAGGCCCCCGAACCGGTCCACGGGAAGTCCTCACCGATCCATCACGACGGGGTCGGTCTCTTCGATGGCATCGCCGACGGATTCCAGGGTGGGCGCTATCACTCGCTCGTCGCCCTCGACGTCCCACCGGCGTTCGCGGTGACGGCGACGACGGACCACGCGGGGCAAACGATTCCGATGGCGATTCGCCACCGTGAGCATCCCATCGTCGCCGTTCAGTTTCACCCCGAGAGCGTGCTCACCGCCGCCGGCCACGACGTCATCGAGAACTTCCTCGCCACGGTCGAGGCCTGA
- the trpD gene encoding anthranilate phosphoribosyltransferase — translation MNDIIERVVEGQDLTVDQAREAATRVFDGATEAQIGGLLTALRAKGETETEIAGFAQGMRDAARTIDPDRSPLVDTCGTGGDDFDTINVSTTSAIVASGAGVPIAKHGNYSVSSSSGSADVLEEAGVRVDAEPTAVESAIETDGIGFMLAPVFHPAMKAVIGPRKELGVRTIFNVLGPLTNPAGADAQVIGVYDADLVPVVARALSHMDVEHALVVHGAGLDEITIHDETTVAEVRGTDIEEYTLTPADLGIDHHTITDVAGGSPTQNAEDMRRVVTGEANGAKRDIILANAGAAIYVAGAATSLADGVEAADQAIADGGAAAKLADLQSAVAT, via the coding sequence ATGAACGATATCATCGAGCGGGTGGTCGAAGGGCAGGATCTGACCGTCGATCAGGCTCGGGAGGCAGCGACACGGGTCTTCGACGGGGCGACCGAGGCGCAGATCGGTGGCCTGCTCACCGCACTCCGGGCGAAGGGCGAGACGGAGACCGAGATCGCCGGGTTCGCCCAGGGGATGCGCGACGCCGCGCGGACCATCGATCCGGACCGAAGTCCGCTCGTCGACACCTGTGGCACCGGCGGAGACGACTTCGACACCATCAACGTCTCGACCACGAGCGCGATCGTCGCGAGCGGGGCCGGCGTCCCGATCGCGAAACACGGCAACTACTCCGTCTCGTCGTCGTCGGGAAGCGCGGATGTCCTCGAGGAGGCGGGGGTGCGGGTCGACGCGGAACCGACCGCGGTCGAGTCGGCCATCGAGACCGACGGCATCGGGTTCATGCTCGCGCCGGTGTTCCACCCGGCGATGAAGGCCGTCATCGGGCCTCGCAAGGAACTCGGGGTCCGGACCATCTTCAACGTCCTCGGTCCACTCACCAATCCGGCCGGGGCGGACGCACAGGTCATCGGCGTCTACGACGCCGACCTCGTGCCCGTGGTCGCTCGAGCGCTCTCTCACATGGACGTCGAGCACGCGCTGGTCGTCCACGGCGCGGGTCTCGACGAGATCACCATCCACGACGAGACGACCGTCGCGGAAGTCCGGGGCACTGACATCGAGGAGTACACGCTGACGCCGGCCGACCTCGGTATCGATCACCACACCATCACCGACGTGGCGGGCGGGTCGCCGACGCAGAACGCAGAAGACATGCGCCGGGTCGTGACCGGCGAGGCGAACGGCGCGAAACGCGACATCATCCTGGCGAACGCCGGCGCAGCCATCTACGTCGCCGGCGCGGCGACGTCGCTCGCGGACGGCGTCGAGGCCGCCGATCAGGCCATCGCCGACGGTGGGGCCGCAGCGAAACTCGCGGACCTCCAGTCGGCGGTCGCCACCTGA
- a CDS encoding HVO_2523 family zinc finger protein, protein MPSDTDEPTRRCPRCETPIRTRHCKLVCPNHGVIADCSDPFWF, encoded by the coding sequence ATGCCCTCGGACACCGACGAACCGACCCGTCGGTGTCCGCGCTGCGAGACGCCGATACGCACGCGACACTGCAAACTCGTCTGCCCGAATCACGGCGTCATCGCCGACTGTTCGGATCCCTTCTGGTTCTGA
- a CDS encoding phosphoribosylanthranilate isomerase produces MPRVKVCGFTREEDVAMAIDAGVDAVGAIVDVPVETPREISQDHARRLFAGVPPFVTTVLVTMPETVGAAVDLVERVGPDALQVHAGLSPDEVAALTESIDADVIVAVDATSADSARQYATVADAVLVDSTDESGAGGTGRVHDWDRTRSLRDELDAPLVLAGGLTPDLVGSAIETVEPYAVDVASGVESDGGIKDRTAVADFVRAARSAES; encoded by the coding sequence ATGCCCCGCGTGAAAGTGTGCGGGTTCACCCGCGAGGAGGACGTCGCGATGGCCATCGATGCAGGGGTCGACGCGGTCGGCGCCATCGTCGACGTGCCGGTCGAGACGCCTCGAGAGATATCGCAGGACCACGCTCGGCGACTCTTCGCTGGCGTCCCGCCGTTCGTGACGACGGTCCTCGTCACGATGCCCGAGACGGTCGGCGCTGCGGTCGACCTCGTGGAGCGGGTCGGACCCGATGCGCTACAGGTTCACGCCGGACTGTCGCCGGACGAGGTCGCCGCCCTCACGGAGTCCATCGATGCAGACGTGATCGTCGCCGTCGACGCTACGTCGGCGGACTCGGCACGACAGTACGCCACCGTTGCGGACGCCGTCCTCGTCGACTCCACCGACGAATCGGGTGCCGGCGGCACCGGTCGGGTGCACGACTGGGATCGGACGCGGTCACTCCGCGACGAACTCGACGCGCCTCTGGTACTGGCTGGCGGGCTCACTCCCGATCTCGTCGGATCCGCCATCGAGACGGTCGAACCCTATGCGGTCGACGTCGCCTCGGGCGTCGAGTCCGACGGTGGAATCAAAGACCGCACTGCCGTCGCCGACTTCGTTCGAGCGGCGAGGAGCGCAGAGTCGTGA
- a CDS encoding PQQ-binding-like beta-propeller repeat protein, with product MAATRRKLLQTIAGTASVVGLAGLAGCSSSCPDSDPPTPEETISILADTRGPFETTPSGVWNGFAGDVGNTGYAGRSLPDGDLVVRWRIDLALPDTDAGSLSASAPTVGEGLVLVADERRVHAHSLRSGDRRWATDEVSPTTDDAIAEYRSNTVAPVFGPAGTVLVGATDGLVALDPSDGSVRWRIGNMTRVSRPAVLDGTIIALGTERLVAIAPDGTEQWRRPANRLSAPVPPAAGDDRIVYPSGDGVVARDVERGSQTWVRDRQTETQLVVDDGTAVLGNDEGLHAIELDTGDPLWTFSRGEFRALLSPVVTPENIYAVEQPGEAGAATFALDRTDREPTPRWCSYVGSGAVTAATDDLALTTMSLGSGPDRAQSIVAFTAELGASPWAIEGGSHPRAWVTPPAIVAGAIVVTTRGGTVVAIGGAD from the coding sequence ATGGCTGCCACCCGTCGAAAGCTCCTGCAGACCATCGCCGGCACTGCCTCCGTGGTCGGTCTCGCGGGACTGGCTGGCTGTTCGTCTTCCTGTCCGGATTCCGACCCACCTACTCCAGAGGAGACGATCTCCATACTGGCCGACACCCGTGGCCCGTTCGAGACCACGCCGTCAGGCGTTTGGAATGGATTCGCCGGTGACGTGGGGAATACGGGGTACGCGGGTCGTTCGCTACCAGACGGCGATCTCGTCGTCCGGTGGCGGATCGATCTCGCCCTGCCGGACACGGACGCCGGGAGCCTCTCCGCGAGCGCTCCGACCGTCGGTGAGGGACTGGTGCTCGTCGCCGACGAACGACGTGTTCACGCGCACTCGCTTCGAAGCGGCGATCGTCGCTGGGCCACCGACGAGGTCTCACCGACCACCGACGACGCGATAGCGGAGTATCGGTCGAACACCGTCGCTCCGGTTTTCGGCCCGGCGGGAACGGTGCTCGTCGGGGCGACGGATGGTCTCGTTGCCCTGGACCCGTCGGACGGGTCGGTACGATGGCGGATCGGGAACATGACCCGGGTGAGCAGACCGGCCGTCCTCGACGGGACCATCATCGCCCTCGGGACGGAGCGGCTGGTGGCAATCGCGCCCGACGGGACCGAACAGTGGCGCCGGCCGGCGAACCGACTGTCGGCCCCGGTGCCACCCGCTGCGGGCGACGATCGTATCGTCTATCCGAGCGGCGATGGCGTCGTCGCCCGCGATGTGGAACGCGGTTCCCAGACCTGGGTACGGGACCGCCAGACGGAAACGCAGCTGGTGGTCGACGACGGGACTGCCGTCCTCGGCAACGACGAGGGACTCCACGCCATCGAGCTGGACACGGGGGACCCGCTGTGGACGTTCAGCCGTGGAGAGTTCCGCGCGCTGCTCTCTCCGGTCGTCACGCCCGAAAACATCTACGCGGTAGAGCAACCGGGAGAGGCGGGGGCGGCGACGTTCGCACTCGATCGGACAGACCGCGAACCAACGCCACGCTGGTGCTCGTACGTCGGGAGTGGGGCGGTCACGGCCGCCACGGACGACCTCGCGCTGACGACCATGTCACTGGGGAGCGGTCCGGACCGCGCGCAGTCGATCGTCGCGTTCACGGCGGAACTGGGCGCGTCCCCGTGGGCCATCGAGGGCGGGTCACATCCACGGGCGTGGGTGACCCCACCTGCCATCGTGGCCGGCGCCATCGTCGTGACGACGCGGGGCGGGACGGTGGTCGCTATCGGGGGTGCAGACTGA
- the trpE gene encoding anthranilate synthase component I, which yields MTSLNLDRDEFRDLVSGSDPVVARVEVPLSVDVSPLAAYATLAGNDDYGFLLESAEKTSASDPDGAFSPTTGPEERHARFSFVGYDPDAVVTVDPSGDDVTTLRDSSLLDYVATGDGDALDRLRQALPAVERRGFPERDRQLLDGGLVGFIAYDAVYDLWLEDVGVERPDSTVPDAEFVLTTRTLVFDDLAESVSLVFTPLVAPDDDPDAVYDELRAEAQRVSEALSTAKPPETGGFERFDDRTGSKETYEAAVARAKEAVFEGEIYQAVISRTRELRGDVDPLALYESMRSVNPSPYMYLLSHGERTIVGASPETLVSVDGETVLNNPIAGTCARGTSPVEDRRLAGEMLADEKERAEHTMLVDLARNDVRRVSKPGSVDVPEFMRVLKYSHVQHIESTVTGTLRDDRDAFDAVRASFPAGTLSGAPKIRAMELIDEYEETPRGVYGGGVGYVSWQGDADFAIVIRTVTVDHGDEDTIRVRAGAGVVADSDPASEYAETESKMDGALAALERIESTAPEASR from the coding sequence GTGACCAGTCTGAACCTCGACCGCGACGAGTTCCGCGATCTCGTCTCGGGGTCCGACCCTGTCGTGGCTCGCGTCGAGGTGCCCCTCTCCGTGGACGTCTCGCCACTCGCCGCGTACGCGACCCTGGCCGGGAACGACGATTACGGGTTCTTACTCGAGAGTGCGGAGAAGACGTCCGCAAGCGATCCCGACGGGGCGTTCTCGCCGACTACTGGCCCCGAGGAACGCCATGCCCGGTTCTCGTTCGTGGGGTACGACCCGGACGCGGTGGTCACCGTGGACCCGAGCGGCGACGACGTCACGACCCTCCGGGACTCGAGTCTCCTCGACTACGTGGCCACGGGGGACGGTGACGCACTCGACCGTCTGCGCCAGGCACTGCCCGCGGTCGAGCGTCGAGGGTTCCCGGAACGGGACCGCCAGTTGCTCGATGGCGGACTCGTTGGCTTCATCGCCTACGACGCGGTCTACGACCTCTGGCTCGAGGACGTCGGCGTCGAGCGACCGGACTCGACGGTCCCCGACGCGGAGTTCGTGTTGACGACGCGAACGCTGGTCTTCGACGACCTGGCCGAGAGCGTCTCGCTCGTGTTCACACCGCTCGTCGCTCCGGACGACGATCCGGACGCGGTCTACGACGAACTGCGAGCAGAAGCCCAGCGCGTCAGCGAGGCACTATCCACTGCGAAACCGCCCGAGACGGGTGGTTTCGAGCGGTTCGACGATCGAACCGGTTCGAAAGAGACCTACGAAGCGGCCGTCGCGAGGGCGAAGGAGGCCGTCTTCGAGGGCGAGATTTACCAGGCTGTCATCTCGCGGACGCGAGAACTTCGCGGTGATGTCGACCCACTCGCGCTCTACGAGTCGATGCGGTCGGTGAACCCCTCGCCATACATGTACCTGCTGTCCCACGGCGAGCGGACCATCGTCGGGGCGAGCCCCGAGACGCTGGTCTCCGTCGACGGCGAGACCGTCCTGAACAACCCCATCGCGGGGACCTGCGCCCGGGGGACGAGCCCCGTCGAGGACCGTCGACTGGCCGGTGAGATGCTGGCCGACGAGAAGGAGCGCGCCGAACACACCATGCTTGTCGACCTGGCGAGAAACGACGTCCGCCGGGTCTCCAAACCCGGGAGCGTCGACGTGCCGGAGTTCATGCGCGTGCTCAAGTACAGCCACGTCCAGCACATCGAGTCGACGGTCACCGGAACGCTGCGGGATGACCGGGACGCCTTCGACGCGGTTCGCGCCTCTTTCCCGGCCGGCACCCTCTCCGGTGCCCCGAAGATCCGTGCCATGGAACTCATCGACGAGTACGAGGAGACCCCTCGCGGCGTATACGGTGGAGGAGTCGGCTACGTCTCCTGGCAGGGCGACGCCGACTTCGCCATCGTCATCCGGACCGTGACGGTCGACCACGGCGACGAGGACACCATACGCGTGCGGGCCGGGGCCGGCGTGGTGGCCGACTCAGATCCGGCGAGCGAGTACGCGGAGACCGAATCGAAGATGGACGGGGCGCTGGCGGCCCTCGAGCGCATCGAGTCGACGGCACCGGAGGCGTCGCGATGA
- a CDS encoding PAS domain-containing protein, translating to MRSGWLSRRWSLVIIGIGIGLSAINIQHLQTEQPPLSAFIGGAVPLVMTLGTVAIGTWVWRQHWDRKAMTRLILWLLFGVGWMTIVGIGLIIYASTGGRPPPHSLYLIGTFASYGSIPGLLTGWVDIQRRDQELSLRQFKQTVESSKDLLAAIDTNHEYLFANNEYRQYHGIETGEIAGRSLADVLDPEEFDRVEPMIETALYGRPVQTEISRENREGEERILDVRLFPLEGSNGDIRGVGASMRDVTEDRKREAAIERESEYRRLMSDVNQALVRSNDIDEIVPLVADLMGSSHYFTCTFIHLLDTAEADVTCARDWTLDSAEVEGLHTDAYVEAVFEAGALTIDDVTEPPFGHHGSEGPSHSGAGIAITHDGEQYGVLTVHVPTGDGLDEEKLDVLETIGNNLGYFIYNRNLAAEHRTFTDIVERIDDPVMLQDRDGTFRVLNDAVADFAGMDRESLIGSDETAFMDETVARTVREMKQRVIETEQPVSYQVSPRFPDGRERTFSTTRYPSVDDQGNVDGTLAICRDVTDLKEHQRQLQVLDRVLRHNVSNNMNVVLGYAEMIRDATSGDLEHHATAIMANSETLLDIADKQRKITEFLSDVPPIGVLDLDEVVTKTVRRVRSTFPTAEIAVHVDERVHVTANRAIGDAIEELLTNSIVHANRDDPSVIIEIRTTGRAATVSVIDTNQTISEMDRGVLRGETISELHHGSGLGLWFVKLVVDHSSGSLAFEENEPRGNVVRIELPRAHDD from the coding sequence GTGAGAAGTGGTTGGCTGTCCCGACGCTGGTCGCTCGTCATTATCGGGATAGGAATCGGGTTATCGGCCATCAACATCCAACACCTCCAGACAGAACAACCACCACTGAGTGCGTTTATCGGTGGAGCAGTGCCACTCGTGATGACACTCGGCACCGTCGCGATCGGGACCTGGGTGTGGAGACAGCACTGGGACCGAAAAGCGATGACCCGACTGATTCTGTGGTTGCTGTTCGGGGTCGGGTGGATGACCATCGTCGGCATCGGGCTGATTATCTACGCGTCAACCGGCGGCAGACCACCGCCCCATTCGCTGTATCTCATCGGGACCTTCGCGAGTTACGGGAGTATTCCAGGCCTGCTGACCGGGTGGGTCGACATCCAGCGACGGGATCAGGAACTATCGTTACGACAGTTCAAACAGACCGTCGAGAGTTCGAAGGATCTGTTGGCGGCGATCGATACGAATCACGAGTACCTCTTCGCCAACAACGAATATCGACAGTACCACGGGATCGAAACGGGCGAGATAGCCGGCCGTTCGCTGGCCGATGTCCTGGATCCCGAGGAGTTCGATCGAGTGGAGCCGATGATCGAGACGGCTCTCTACGGTCGTCCGGTCCAGACCGAGATCTCCCGCGAAAATCGCGAGGGCGAGGAGCGAATCCTCGACGTTCGGCTCTTTCCGCTCGAGGGGTCGAACGGCGACATACGAGGTGTCGGAGCATCGATGCGGGACGTCACCGAGGATCGGAAGCGAGAGGCCGCAATCGAACGGGAATCGGAGTATCGACGGCTCATGTCCGACGTCAATCAGGCGCTCGTCAGGTCGAACGATATCGACGAGATCGTCCCGCTCGTCGCCGACCTCATGGGGTCGAGTCATTACTTCACCTGTACGTTCATCCACCTCCTCGATACGGCGGAGGCCGACGTCACCTGTGCCCGGGATTGGACACTGGATTCGGCCGAGGTCGAAGGGCTCCACACTGATGCATACGTCGAGGCCGTCTTCGAGGCGGGTGCCCTCACGATCGACGACGTGACAGAACCGCCGTTCGGTCACCACGGTTCGGAGGGACCATCGCATTCGGGGGCGGGGATCGCAATCACACACGACGGAGAGCAGTATGGAGTCCTCACCGTCCACGTCCCGACAGGAGACGGCCTGGACGAGGAGAAACTCGACGTGCTCGAGACCATCGGGAACAACCTGGGATATTTCATCTACAACCGGAACCTCGCGGCCGAACATCGGACGTTCACCGACATCGTCGAGCGGATCGACGACCCGGTGATGCTCCAGGACCGCGATGGGACGTTCCGCGTCCTCAACGACGCCGTCGCGGACTTCGCGGGAATGGACAGGGAATCGCTGATCGGCAGCGACGAGACCGCGTTCATGGACGAGACGGTCGCCAGAACGGTTCGCGAGATGAAACAACGAGTCATCGAGACCGAACAGCCGGTCTCCTATCAGGTGTCGCCACGGTTCCCGGACGGTCGTGAACGCACCTTCTCCACGACCCGATATCCCTCCGTCGACGACCAGGGGAACGTCGATGGGACGCTCGCGATCTGTCGGGACGTGACCGACCTCAAGGAGCACCAGCGCCAGCTACAGGTGCTCGATCGTGTCCTGCGACACAACGTGAGCAACAACATGAACGTGGTCCTCGGCTACGCGGAGATGATCCGCGATGCGACGAGTGGCGACCTTGAACACCACGCCACCGCGATCATGGCCAACAGCGAGACGTTGCTCGATATCGCCGACAAGCAACGCAAGATCACCGAATTCCTCTCCGACGTGCCCCCGATCGGGGTCCTCGACCTCGACGAAGTGGTCACGAAGACCGTTCGACGGGTTCGGTCGACGTTCCCAACCGCCGAGATAGCCGTCCACGTCGACGAGCGTGTCCACGTAACCGCGAATAGGGCCATCGGTGACGCTATCGAGGAGCTCCTCACCAACAGTATCGTCCACGCGAACCGTGACGATCCCTCGGTAATCATCGAGATACGCACCACCGGACGGGCCGCCACCGTCTCCGTGATCGATACGAACCAGACGATATCTGAGATGGACCGCGGGGTCTTGCGAGGGGAGACGATCAGCGAACTTCACCACGGAAGTGGCCTGGGATTGTGGTTCGTCAAACTCGTCGTCGACCACTCCTCCGGATCGCTGGCGTTCGAAGAGAACGAACCACGGGGGAACGTCGTTCGGATCGAATTGCCCCGGGCTCACGACGACTGA